From a single Micromonospora pallida genomic region:
- a CDS encoding response regulator transcription factor → MRVVIADDAVLLREGLVRLLTENGHQVVAAVGDGDALVEAVTTHRPDVSIVDVRMPPSHTDEGLRAAVTARTLVPRTPVLVLSQYVEVSYADDLLATTGGAGGGGIGYLLKDRVAAIDEFLDALARVAAGSTVLDPEVVAQLLVRRRRDDPLRELTPREREVLALMAEGRSNTAIARTLVVSDGAVEKHVRNIFTKLDLPPDTQHLHRRVQAVLTYLRTPLPPR, encoded by the coding sequence ATGCGGGTGGTGATCGCCGACGACGCCGTACTGCTCCGGGAGGGGCTGGTCCGGCTGCTGACCGAGAACGGCCACCAGGTGGTGGCCGCCGTCGGGGACGGCGACGCCCTGGTGGAGGCGGTGACGACGCACCGACCCGACGTCTCGATCGTGGACGTGCGGATGCCGCCGTCCCACACCGACGAGGGGCTACGCGCCGCGGTGACCGCCCGGACGCTCGTCCCCCGTACCCCGGTCCTGGTGCTCTCCCAGTACGTCGAGGTGTCGTACGCCGACGACCTGCTCGCCACCACCGGCGGCGCCGGCGGTGGCGGGATCGGCTACCTGCTCAAGGACCGGGTCGCCGCGATCGACGAGTTCCTGGACGCGCTCGCCCGGGTGGCCGCCGGGAGCACCGTGCTCGACCCGGAGGTGGTGGCGCAACTGCTCGTCCGGCGGCGGCGCGACGACCCGCTGCGCGAGCTGACCCCCCGGGAGCGCGAGGTGCTGGCCCTGATGGCCGAGGGCCGCTCGAACACCGCGATCGCCCGGACGCTGGTGGTCAGCGACGGCGCGGTGGAGAAGCACGTCCGCAACATCTTCACCAAGCTCGACCTGCCACCGGACACCCAGCACCTGCACCGCCGCGTCCAGGCCGTCCTCACCTACCTCCGCACCCCCCTCCCCCCGCGTTGA
- a CDS encoding ECF subfamily RNA polymerase sigma factor, BldN family yields MTTFGYAEQPTGVAPPRQFDDTQSPGESDEGTSRRTRNRHHQNEPPPRPAPPGGNAKPTGGRVAVSARPSMPAQGRRPGDGEQPADPAAAETAVMPAVPAAETTVMPAVPAAAAPPEPPTAQPSRPDPSDPATEVWALVERAKAGEAEAFGLLYDRYVDTVFRFVYFRVGNRQLAEDLTSDTFLRALKRISSFTWQGRDLGAWLVTIARNLVADHFKSGRYRLEVTTGDVMDADREDRGPEGSPESAVVEHITNVALLTAVKQLNPEQQECIVLRFLQGFSVAETAKAMGKNEGAIKALQYRAVRALARLLPDGFQP; encoded by the coding sequence GTGACCACGTTCGGTTACGCCGAGCAACCGACGGGAGTGGCCCCGCCGCGCCAGTTCGACGACACCCAGAGTCCCGGGGAAAGCGACGAGGGCACGTCCAGACGGACGCGCAACCGACACCACCAGAACGAGCCACCGCCCCGCCCGGCACCGCCCGGCGGCAACGCGAAGCCGACCGGGGGCCGGGTCGCCGTGTCAGCCCGGCCGAGCATGCCGGCGCAGGGCCGCCGGCCCGGTGACGGGGAGCAGCCGGCCGACCCGGCGGCGGCCGAGACCGCAGTCATGCCGGCGGTCCCGGCGGCCGAGACCACGGTCATGCCGGCGGTCCCGGCCGCCGCCGCGCCGCCCGAGCCGCCCACCGCCCAGCCGAGCCGTCCGGATCCGTCCGACCCGGCGACCGAGGTGTGGGCACTGGTGGAGCGCGCCAAGGCCGGCGAGGCCGAGGCGTTCGGCCTGCTCTACGACCGGTACGTGGACACCGTCTTCCGGTTCGTCTACTTCCGGGTCGGCAACCGCCAGCTCGCCGAGGACCTGACCTCCGACACGTTCCTGCGGGCGCTCAAGCGGATCAGCAGTTTCACCTGGCAGGGCCGGGATCTCGGGGCATGGCTGGTGACGATCGCCCGCAACCTGGTCGCCGACCACTTCAAGTCCGGCCGGTACCGGCTGGAGGTGACCACCGGCGACGTCATGGATGCCGACCGCGAGGACCGTGGCCCCGAGGGGAGCCCGGAGTCGGCCGTGGTCGAGCACATCACCAACGTGGCCCTGCTGACCGCCGTCAAGCAGCTCAACCCGGAGCAGCAGGAGTGCATCGTGCTCCGCTTCCTCCAAGGGTTCTCGGTGGCCGAGACGGCGAAGGCGATGGGCAAGAACGAGGGAGCCATCAAGGCCCTCCAGTACCGTGCGGTACGCGCCCTGGCCCGCCTGCTACCAGACGGATTCCAGCCCTGA
- a CDS encoding HAD family hydrolase, whose translation MTPADRHLVWDWNGTLLNDLTLVVACTNAAFASVGGPAVTADEHRVRFRRPIADYYAEVLGRAVDEDAFGRLDKVFHDAYRVGLTTCALAADARSAIAAWPGSQSLLSMWFHDELVPAVHTYGLTGHFTRVDGLRADIGGDRKAESLRRHLAELGVDGSSVVLIGDSLDDADAAEAVGGRAVLYTGGFTDPTRLRASRHPVADTLTEAVHLATQAG comes from the coding sequence ATGACCCCTGCTGACCGCCACCTGGTGTGGGACTGGAACGGAACCCTGCTCAACGACCTCACCCTCGTCGTGGCCTGCACCAACGCGGCCTTCGCCAGCGTCGGCGGTCCGGCCGTCACCGCCGACGAGCACCGGGTGCGGTTCCGCCGCCCGATCGCCGACTACTACGCCGAGGTGCTCGGCCGGGCCGTCGACGAGGATGCGTTCGGCCGGCTGGACAAGGTCTTCCACGACGCGTACCGGGTCGGCCTGACCACCTGTGCGCTGGCCGCGGACGCCCGCTCGGCGATCGCGGCCTGGCCCGGCAGCCAGTCGCTGCTGTCCATGTGGTTCCACGACGAACTGGTGCCGGCGGTGCACACGTACGGGCTGACCGGGCACTTCACCCGGGTCGACGGGCTGCGGGCCGACATCGGCGGTGACCGGAAGGCGGAGTCGCTCCGACGGCACCTCGCCGAGCTGGGCGTCGACGGCAGTTCGGTGGTGCTGATCGGGGACTCGCTGGACGACGCGGACGCCGCCGAGGCGGTCGGCGGCCGGGCCGTCCTCTACACCGGCGGCTTCACCGATCCCACCCGCCTGCGTGCCTCCCGCCACCCGGTAGCCGACACCCTCACCGAAGCAGTCCACCTGGCGACCCAGGCGGGTTGA
- a CDS encoding AMP-binding protein has translation MVCRPPTVPDSATVQQQTAGSSTPNLADRVRQAADRRPDRVALHWRDQTLTWSELDTAVDGVARALGRAVPATDPDSGAPPARVAVALPNCPDFVLGFLGALRAGLVAVPLNPGLTATELRYVLADSGATVLIATPAVADLVAGIAPDLPALTAVHTGVPTEPGSGTVSPGRGGDDLAVLLYTSGTEGRPKGAMLSHHALTANHEQVDRITPAVVGPDDTVLLALPLFHAYGLNTGLGSVVHHGATGVLVDEFTTVGALDEIARHRVSVLVGVPSMFQAWSAAGDPVATAMTSVRVAVCGAAPLEPADAARFAAVAGRPVHVGYGLTETAPVLTSTLVGGAPKAGSIGRALPGVALRLVARDGTELWRDGLAAPDDDTDEMDLDVSSPGTDPGQIVVRGTNLFAGYWPDGRGGPDPDGWWATGDVAYADADGDLFLVDRLREVILVNGFNVYPHEVELVLQAHPAVVESAVLGAPHPRTGETVQAYVVPTSPGTVDAGELHAHCARHLARFKCPTSVEFVDALPHSVIGKVRKTLLRPPAAGDAHGGSDVH, from the coding sequence ATGGTCTGCCGACCGCCCACTGTGCCAGACTCAGCGACCGTGCAGCAGCAGACAGCGGGAAGCTCCACGCCGAACCTCGCCGACCGGGTACGCCAGGCGGCCGACCGTCGTCCCGACCGGGTCGCGCTGCACTGGCGCGACCAGACCCTGACGTGGTCCGAACTGGACACTGCGGTGGACGGGGTGGCCCGTGCGCTCGGCCGGGCCGTTCCCGCGACCGATCCAGACTCCGGTGCGCCGCCGGCCCGGGTCGCCGTCGCCCTGCCCAACTGTCCGGACTTCGTGCTCGGCTTCCTCGGCGCGCTCCGCGCCGGCCTGGTCGCCGTGCCGCTGAACCCCGGCCTCACCGCCACCGAACTGCGGTACGTGCTGGCCGACTCCGGCGCCACCGTGCTGATCGCCACGCCGGCCGTGGCCGACCTGGTCGCCGGGATCGCCCCGGACCTACCGGCCCTCACCGCCGTGCACACAGGCGTGCCGACCGAGCCGGGCTCCGGAACCGTGTCGCCGGGCCGGGGCGGGGACGACCTCGCCGTGCTGCTCTACACCTCCGGCACCGAGGGGCGACCCAAGGGAGCCATGCTGTCGCACCACGCGCTGACCGCCAACCACGAGCAGGTCGACCGGATCACCCCGGCGGTGGTCGGGCCGGACGACACCGTGCTGCTGGCCCTGCCGCTGTTCCACGCGTACGGGCTGAACACCGGGCTCGGGTCGGTCGTGCACCACGGAGCGACCGGCGTGCTCGTCGACGAGTTCACCACCGTCGGGGCGCTCGACGAGATCGCCCGGCACCGGGTGAGCGTGCTGGTGGGCGTACCGTCGATGTTCCAGGCCTGGTCGGCGGCGGGTGATCCGGTGGCGACGGCGATGACGTCGGTCCGGGTCGCGGTCTGCGGCGCGGCACCGCTGGAGCCGGCGGACGCGGCGCGCTTCGCGGCGGTCGCCGGCCGCCCGGTGCACGTCGGGTACGGCCTCACCGAGACCGCCCCGGTGCTCACCTCCACCCTGGTCGGCGGGGCACCGAAGGCCGGGTCGATCGGGCGGGCGCTGCCCGGGGTGGCGCTGCGCCTGGTCGCGCGGGACGGGACGGAGCTGTGGCGGGACGGCCTGGCCGCGCCCGACGACGACACCGACGAGATGGACCTCGACGTCTCCTCGCCCGGCACCGACCCGGGCCAGATCGTGGTCCGGGGGACGAACCTGTTCGCCGGCTACTGGCCGGACGGGCGGGGCGGGCCGGACCCGGACGGCTGGTGGGCCACCGGGGACGTCGCCTACGCCGACGCCGACGGCGACCTCTTCCTGGTGGACCGGCTGCGCGAGGTGATCCTGGTCAACGGGTTCAACGTCTACCCGCACGAGGTGGAGCTGGTGCTCCAGGCGCATCCGGCGGTGGTGGAGTCGGCGGTGCTGGGCGCACCGCACCCGCGCACCGGGGAAACCGTCCAGGCGTACGTGGTGCCGACCTCGCCCGGTACGGTGGACGCCGGGGAACTGCACGCCCACTGTGCCCGGCACCTGGCCCGGTTCAAGTGCCCGACGTCGGTCGAGTTCGTCGACGCGCTGCCGCACTCGGTGATCGGCAAGGTACGCAAGACCCTGCTCCGGCCGCCCGCCGCCGGAGACGCCCACGGAGGTTCCGATGTCCACTGA
- a CDS encoding HAD family hydrolase: MPLAAGRRAGPGRRTPRRPGVERREFCVARTRKVTVSTDAHGHTAGWAPTDAEPPARPEPDPTAAAFFDVDNTMMQGASIYWFARGLAARKYFTTGDLARFAWQQLRFRLLATEHAGDMTHAREAALAFVEGWRVDDVERLTEEIFDELMAPRIWAGTRKLAQRHLDDGMRVWLVSAAPVEIGRVIAARLGLTGAVGTVAEIVDGVYTGRLVGDLMHGPAKAEAITQLAAVEGLHLSRCVAYSDSVNDLPMLSAVGRAVAVNPDGVLLRTARERGWEVRDFRTGRRAARIAVPSTAAVGLLAGAVSAGVALHRRRRLR, encoded by the coding sequence GTGCCGCTCGCGGCGGGACGCCGGGCCGGACCGGGCCGCCGCACACCGCGCCGGCCGGGCGTCGAGCGGAGGGAGTTCTGCGTGGCCCGGACCCGAAAGGTGACCGTCAGCACGGACGCGCACGGTCACACCGCAGGTTGGGCCCCCACCGACGCCGAGCCGCCCGCCCGTCCCGAGCCCGACCCGACCGCCGCAGCCTTCTTCGACGTCGACAACACGATGATGCAGGGCGCCTCGATCTACTGGTTCGCCCGGGGCCTCGCCGCCCGGAAGTACTTCACCACCGGCGACCTGGCCCGGTTCGCCTGGCAGCAGCTTCGGTTCCGGCTGCTCGCGACCGAGCACGCCGGGGACATGACGCACGCCAGGGAGGCCGCTCTCGCGTTCGTCGAGGGTTGGCGGGTCGACGACGTCGAACGGCTCACCGAGGAGATCTTCGACGAGCTGATGGCCCCACGCATCTGGGCCGGCACCCGGAAGCTGGCGCAGCGCCACCTCGACGACGGGATGCGGGTCTGGCTGGTCAGTGCCGCGCCGGTGGAGATCGGCCGGGTGATCGCCGCCCGGCTCGGCCTGACCGGGGCGGTCGGCACGGTGGCCGAGATCGTCGACGGCGTGTACACCGGACGGCTGGTGGGTGACCTGATGCACGGGCCGGCCAAGGCGGAGGCGATCACCCAGCTCGCCGCCGTGGAAGGGCTGCACCTGTCCCGCTGCGTCGCCTACAGCGACTCGGTCAACGACCTGCCGATGCTCTCGGCGGTCGGGCGGGCGGTCGCGGTCAACCCGGACGGGGTGTTGCTGCGTACCGCCCGGGAGCGGGGCTGGGAGGTGCGCGACTTCCGTACCGGCCGGCGGGCGGCCCGGATCGCCGTACCGTCGACGGCCGCCGTCGGATTGCTGGCCGGGGCGGTCAGCGCCGGGGTGGCCCTGCACCGCCGGCGGCGGCTGCGGTGA
- a CDS encoding glutaredoxin family protein, whose amino-acid sequence MSTDARLTLITRPGCHLCDDAREALARVVAVTGDRWTERDVTGDVELEREYGDRLPVVLLDGREHGYWRVEEERLLRDLTTPQL is encoded by the coding sequence ATGTCCACTGACGCCCGGCTCACCCTGATCACCCGGCCCGGTTGCCACCTCTGCGACGACGCCCGCGAGGCGCTCGCCCGGGTGGTCGCCGTCACCGGCGACCGGTGGACCGAACGCGATGTCACCGGCGACGTGGAACTGGAACGCGAGTACGGCGACCGGCTGCCGGTGGTGCTCCTCGACGGCCGGGAGCACGGCTACTGGCGGGTCGAGGAGGAACGGCTGCTCCGCGACCTCACCACCCCACAGCTCTGA